From Erigeron canadensis isolate Cc75 chromosome 8, C_canadensis_v1, whole genome shotgun sequence, one genomic window encodes:
- the LOC122578215 gene encoding berberine bridge enzyme-like 27 produces the protein MEFFTSKFVLSFILIVSINFFISISSIADFFDCISHNISSNSSHIIFSPNESLYSDILQSTLQNLRFNNTTPLAIVTPLTYSHVQATVVCSVEYGHQIRIRSGGHDYEGLSYTSFDQTPFVLLDLNQLRSVEVDLEAKTAWVESGATLGELYYWVSKKSNNTFGFPSGECTSVGVGGQLSGGGYGTMARKHGLSADNVIDAFLVDVNGRILDRDSMGEDLFWAIRGGGGGGSFGVVVSWKISLVYVPPIVTVFSLPKKLDKIGTQLVHKWQYIGNNITNDLFMNLLISPLPQSTTMKVTINGLFLGTAKELIAIMDDTFPELRLQLNNCTEMSWIESVVYFSIYLTGQSVDTLVERRPWPKSYFKAKSDYVKKSIPEEALEKIWKWCLEENLSLGMEPHGGKMGEIDEAAIPYPHRKENLYIIQYIIAWGDEGFNTTEKYVASIRRVYEKMTPFVSNNPRGAYVNFRDLDLGINGKACSTSYEKAMKWGSKYFKSNFKRLAIVKGEIDPTNFFCNEQSIPPLVLSQSF, from the coding sequence ATGGAGTTCTTTACAAGTAAATTTGTACTATCATTTATCCTAATTGTTtctattaattttttcatatcaaTAAGCTCTATTGCTGACTTCTTTGATTGCATTTCTCATAATATTTCATCAAACTCGTCACACATTATTTTCAGTCCTAATGAATCATTATACTCAGATATCCTTCAATCCACACTCCAAAACTTAAGGTTTAACAATACCACACCATTAGCGATAGTCACACCTTTGACATATTCCCATGTACAAGCAACTGTTGTATGCAGCGTAGAATACGGACACCAAATCCGTATCCGAAGTGGTGGTCATGACTATGAAGGACTTTCCTACACATCTTTTGATCAAACTCCTTTCGTCCTTCTCGATCTCAACCAACTTCGGTCAGTTGAGGTTGATTTAGAGGCTAAAACTGCATGGGTTGAATCCGGTGCAACTCTTGGTGAACTTTACTATTGGGTGTCAAAGAAAAGTAATAATACTTTTGGTTTCCCATCAGGGGAGTGCACTTCTGTGGGCGTTGGTGGGCAATTAAGTGGAGGAGGTTACGGCACGATGGCTAGGAAACACGGGTTGTCAGCTGATAACGTAATTGATGCATTTTTAGTTGATGTGAATGGAAGGATATTGGATAGAGATTCAATGGGTGAAGATTTGTTTTGGGCAATtagaggaggaggagggggaGGTAGTTTTGGTGTTGTAGTATCTTGGAAGATTAGTCTTGTTTATGTTCCACCAATTGTTACAGTTTTTAGTCTTCCTAAAAAGCTAGACAAAATTGGTACTCAATTGGTTCACAAGTGGCAATATATTGGGAATAATATCACAAATGATTTGTTCATGAACTTGCTAATAAGTCCACTCCCACAAAGTACTACAATGAAAGTGACAATCAATGGGCTTTTTTTAGGGACGGCTAAGGAGCTTATAGCAATAATGGATGATACATTTCCTGAATTAAGATTACAACTAAATAATTGCACCGAAATGAGTTGGATAGAATCGGTAGTTTATTTTTCTATCTACTTAACAGGACAAAGTGTTGACACTCTTGTAGAAAGAAGGCCATGGCCTAAAAGTTACTTCAAAGCTAAATCAGACTACGTGAAGAAATCAATACCAGAGGAAGCACTTGAAAAGATATGGAAATGGTGTTTGGAAGAGAACCTGAGTTTAGGAATGGAGCCGCACGGTGGAAAAATGGGGGAGATTGATGAAGCCGCGATCCCTTACCCACATAGGAAAGAAAATTTGTATATCATTCAATACATCATTGCATGGGGAGATGAAGGATTCAACACAACCGAAAAATATGTAGCTTCTATAAGAAGGGTATATGAAAAAATGACACCATTTGTGTCCAACAACCCAAGGGGAGCTTATGTGAACTTTAGGGATTTGGATTTGGGTATCAATGGTAAAGCATGTAGCACAAGCTATGAGAAAGCAATGAAGTGGGGAAGCAAGTATTTCAAGAGCAATTTTAAAAGGCTGGCAATTGTGAAAGGTGAAATTGATCCAACAAATTTCTTCTGTAATGAACAAAGTATCCCACCACTGGTTTTGTCACAATCATTTTAA